One Ostrea edulis chromosome 6, xbOstEdul1.1, whole genome shotgun sequence genomic window, CTCTATAAAGTTAAAGGTAATCTAGTGCTAGTAGAACTCTCCACCTCTATAAAGTTAAAGGTAATTTTGTGTTAGGAGAACTCATATTGtgcatttcatttaaaaaaaattcaacggCCGCCGGAAAAAGGTCATTTGTGTGTTTCATTTCACCTTTGTTGAaaatgtattgtaaatttttattCGATATCTAAAATTCATTCTCCTCAGAAGAAAGGAATATAACCATTgttataaataattgaatattaaCATTCTAAACAATCCTATAATAATTCATATACACCGGTATATATCTCTGATTATACAACAATTCACCGAACGAATTGTTTTCTTCCATACAATTTACAAAAGGAATTATAGGTAAATCGTTTTGCAGTTAACACCATCAAATTTTAGCACAATATGGATTATTATTTGAAACCCTCTAAATGTAAATTGCATGCGACAAAAATCTCACAAAAACGGAACTTCATAAATTCAGAACATGCAATTTAGTTAAAGCTTTCAATAAATTTTGCCTATATAATTTCATCACTCGGAGTAGTTATTAATGATATTTAAAGCACCACGTGTTAACACGAGCTTATCGTAGTTGTTACAGGCCTCGGCATCTTTCGGCGATGTCTAAGTTACAGGATGATATACAATTGTACCCTCTAACTATAACACTATAATAAAACGACTCCCCGTCTGTTTTATCAGATTATTAATCTTTTTAATTCCACCTTCTCTTGTCATTATCTATACACAGTGGACTAACATAcaatcatatatacatatatattgtgatatgttattgaaatcaatataaaattaatcCATACTACTCAGTAGATCGACATTTGTAAAATTCCCAAGATCTGTGAAACAAGAGTTGAAATAGAATAAATGAAGAAATGCTTCGGCGGCGTGGTTTTCATGTAATGTTAGAAGAGTTAACGTATTGATCCCTCCGTCACCTTGATTATCGTTACGCTATTCACTGAGTCATTATATCGTTACTCTATAGTTTTCAATTAATGATGACTCACCTATTCCTTAAAGTTATTCAACCGATATAAATCTTTACATCGCTCCCTACCATGATGTCATTTCAATGcgtttttcaattattttttcttaaacctttatttcaatattgtatCCACGAATGCATATTTAGTCATTTCTCTTATAATCAATAACAATAGATCTTTGTCTATAAACAATGTCAGTATTAATTTCTCATCCTGAAGAACTGAAGTGCTTTAAAATGATGTCTATCAGACTTCTGCCCCGTGTTTAATTCGGTCTAGACTATAAAATCGCCTTTTCTTGAAATTTGATAGAAGTGTTTTTCTCagatgaattatatatatatatattccattcTACAGTGACATTAGAAGACAACGAAATGTTTACGAACAGCGCCATGGTGTTCCTGCTAAAAGTAAAACAGCGGTATCCGAAAGTCCTGAGTGATAAAGAGTATGATCGGGTTTTTGATCTGATATCAACAGCGGAAATAAAATGGAATTTGCAAACAGATAACGAGATGAAAGAACATTATCAGCTAAATGACGAGGCGACAATATTGGATTTGGTGTCGTCTAGAAGGCCAAGAAGTGCGGAAGTGAACAACAAAAGTGGCATAAACTCCACCAATATCGACATTCCCAAGAGGGGATACAGCATCGAGGAAAGCATAGCGCATGCGCTACACCTCGGAAGTATTTCACTACTAGGAATTATACTACTGGAGGTAATGTGTCATGGggaaaaatatgttatttttatATGCAATTTCTTTCCTGTGAATTAGCAAGTATTCTACCATTTACACCGTACGCTGTAGACGTGGCATTGAAAGCCTCAGCGACAGGGCTGTAAATACGTGTAACTATTCACAAAGACATAAGTAGAGCTATTTTGGAAGCGCTTTCATTCATTTACACCAAATTCACGTGTAATGTCTTTTACACTGTGCCCGCGTCTAGTGATGTCATTGTGCGAGGTCTGTTCTATCCAATACCAAGTGCTCATTTTCCACTCCATGCATGTTAATCATCTTTGGTTTGACGTAGGGGTCGAAAATCCAATCCGGGTTTCCCTTTCGTGAAGTGAGAGCCCTAACTAGGATGCAGCGACCCCGAATGGGAGTTCATTTAATGGAAAAACCGTATATGGACACATTTGTTGTAACTGAAATCATTTACAATCTAAGTAACAAAATGACATAAAACGTAAATATTACACTATTATTATGCAacagaaaaaagaaatttgtcTTAGGATTAAATCTACAGCATTCTGCATTGATTTTCAAATTACCTTTAAAAATATAGCGGCTGAGCTCTGAAAGTTATTGACAAAGATCAGTAGAGCTATTTTTTGAACCACTTCCATTGTCCAATAATAAGCTATAACACATTATTTTCCGTTTGCGATTTTTCTTATCGGAGCCATAATTATTTCCCGTTTCAGTAATGGTCTCGTTAAAAAAAGCCCGAATGAAACAATAGACGTTTTAATGGGGGTTATTTGTCGCTTTACTTGTTTAACAGAAACTCAACTTTGAATTCTTTAATACAATTCCTTTTATTGTTTTTGCAGACTTTGTTAAAAGCTGTTTGTGCAGGACGAGGATTCTTCCACAGAAAACTAGAGGTATATAATTAAACTAACAGCAAGAGACCCTTCAATTTGTCACCGGTATTAATTTTGCCAATATACTTGTACTCATTGTACACGAAAGATTTCCTATTCAGATTTTGGCTTATATTCTTTACTTACAAGACAttacaacaataaaaaaaaatatgaacagTTGTTGAACGTCGTTCAGGTATTCTCTCTGTGGATTAAAACTACTGATGAACACTTGTGAGAAAAGAATTCAAGGTTATATTTGTCACTATAAAATTAAAAACTataaatctgtaaattttaatttcttctGACACTGGTATAAAAGCGACACAGTACCGAATTTATTGATCTTACAAATCTAGATATTAAGTTTACAGATGATAGAAGTTAACTTCATATGAGTGTCACATCATGTACCAGAGTCCTGCTATCTTTCGTTTCTAATTaaattaaggaggaatgctacaccagggAAATCTGATATGGCTGGagagtggaggatatgtacaatgatattttgatattagGATTTGTTTagttaaaaagaaaagaatgtaatctaaaaaacaaattaaaactcCTGTTTAAAGCGAACGTACGAACGCTAGATCAGTCGACTGAGCTAGCCAGCTAGGACACCTACATATAAGTAGGCGACACATTAATCTACTGAGGTACCCAGCTAGGACACCTACATATAAGTAGGCGACAATTAATCTACTGAGGTACCCAGCTAGGACACCTACATATAAGTAGGCGACAATTAATCTACTGAGGTACCCAGCTAGGACACCTACATATAAGTAGGCGACAATTAATCTACTGAGGTACCCAGCTAGGACACCTACATATAAGTAGGCGACACATTAATCTACTGAGGTAACCAACAAGGCGATtagatttacctgtaaaaggaatatacaaatattgctgatatttatattttaattcatgTTTCAAAAAGACTCCCGCCATTATAAAAATGTGATATTCCTCCTTAAAATCTTGGCCAGTTCATATTTGTGACTAATCCATCGCCAAATAGACGTAAAAACCACAGGCCTTTCGGATGAACCCTTGATAAAACGAGGTCTGTTGCAGCACGAATTGTCATCCCTGCAAATGTCGATATCGTCGTCATCAACAATGTATACCAACGTTTACTGCAGTTATTGTTCATTAGATGACAACGTGATCAAAATCATCACCGACGACAATGTATATACCAGAGCGACGATCAATATACGGcacattatttatatgcacAAAGTAATAATAGATTTCACAAGCTGTCCGTATTTTCATGAACAGAATGTGTTGTGTTCGTATGTATCAGCGTAACTTCACACAagtcagatacatgtatcatcgcGGACCGCTAAACGTTTCTTTCTActgaaatgaatttgaaattccTAGATTAAAGAAAGCTTTGTTCTgcaggattttaaaaaaaaaattcctataagAAAATACTTGCAGAAACATCGTATAAGGTCGACTctaatatcaaggtcaaatccCTAAGTCCGACCGTGGTAATCGTTGGTAAGGTGCTGCAGGCTTTGGACACATATTGTCGTCGGCAATGATATTTACCCCCACTGCCGACATGTGTGAACACGGCATACAGGGTCGACACTATATACAGGGCCGATAATTTATACAGGGGCGACTATATATACAGGGGCGACAATTTATACAAGGGCGACAATTTATACAGGGACGACTATTTATACAGGGAGATAATTCATACAGGGGCGACTATATATACAGGGTCGACACTACATACAGGGCCGATGATTTATACAGGGGCGACTATATATACAGGGACGACAATATATACAGAGGCGAAAATTTATACAAGGACGACTATTTATACAGGGACGACAATTTATACAGAGGCGACAATTTATACAAGGGCGACTATTATACAGGGACGACTATTTATACAGGGAGATAATTCATACAGGGGCGACTATATATACAGGGGCGACAATATATACAGAGGCGAAAATTTATACAAGGGCGACTATTTATACAGGGACGACTATTTATACAGGGGCGACAATATATACAGAGGCGACAATTTATACAAGGGCGACAATTTATACAGGGGAGACAATTTATACAGGGGATGACAATTTATACAGGGGCGGCAATTTATACAGGGGAGACAATATGTACATGGGCGACAATTTGTACAGGGAGATAATTCATACAGGGACGACAATTTTTACTGGGGTGACAATATATACAGAGGCAACAATTTATAGAGGGGCGACAATTTATACAGGGACGACTATTTATGCAGGGGCGACAATATATACAGGGATGACAATTTATACTGGGGTGACAATATATACAGAGGCAACAATTTATAGAGGGGCGACAATTTATACATTGGAGATAATTTAGACAGGGGTGACTATATGGACAGGGGCGACAATTTGTACAGGGAGATAATTCATACAGGGGTGACTATATGGACAGGGGCGACAATAGATATAAGGGCGACAATTTATAAAGGGGCGATAATTCATGCAGAGAAGACACAATATAAAAGGGCGACAATTTATACAGGTGTCTGAGGAGTGACGATTCATGCAGGGGCGACAATTTATACAGGGGCGACTATATCTGCTGCAACAGGGATAGAAGTTATTCTGATTAAGAAACATTAAAGCATATTGAGTTGATAACAAAGATTTGAAATGTGTGACTTCTCTATATCAGTGAGAAATGCTCAGTAGGATGGATTGTGCAGGCAACACACATTCCGTATTTGTGATTCTTCATAATTAAACAATCTTTTGATTACAAATGCTAAATTCAGTGATGATTACAAATTTACTAAAGGGCATAGTAATCTAAAACTATAATCAATTTACGCCCTTTAAGATTACCCACAAATTAGGAATTACGCAAATTAAAGACAAAGCATTACTTCCTAGGAGATATCAGTATATAGAACGCAAATCCACAGAAGTTTGCTGATGAGTTCTGTTGTAGTAGTGTGATTGCAGTCTGGCGCTCTCTGACTTCCCTTGTCGTCTGATCTGTCTGGGAAGTAAACTCCGGGAGACGCTGGGTTCTTTGAAGTTGTGATGCTGAAGTGATACTTGTCTATTGACTTTGCAGGTCTTTGATGCGTTTATTGTCATCGTATCCTTCGTGGCTGATCTTATTCTGTTGGTGACATTACCGGATTACAACACGAGGGATTTTGTTTTCATCCTGGCATTTTTGTTGCCATGGAGGGTCATACGGGTCGTTGACAGTACGTTCTTTATCCGCAATTAGCAATTCTCTCGTGAAATGGCATTTGAtgttagaatttaaaaattataatgcatacattttttatttttttaaatggcagAAGTATACTGGCACTATAAgcgagattttttttttcgagacTCTAAACACAATGCAAGAAtgattaaatgttttacatgaaaacggTAATACGTGTAACAGTGACCAGTACTAATGCAAAATACCTACTATATTTGTAGTTCTCAACCATACACCCTgaaattgaatatgaaatactctttgaaatttcaaaaagCATTTTTAGCAAGCATGATTTCTAATCACGATTTCGAattttattcaagatattttccttttaaaagcCTCTATTTCAGTTTATAGCAGTTATTAGTTTAACTTGTGTACAATACAGGTTTAGTGGTGGCAGTGAAAGACCATGAGCACTTCCGGTTAAAACTTGTTTATAAgcgaaaaaagaaaatacaaaccACCTTAAGGGAGACGGAAGTGAAAGCACAGATATTTCAGGTTTGCAAACAAATTGATTAGGTACCTGTGATTCAATGaataataattctattttcaatgTCTTGTCTTTGACATCTTTACAATGTACTCCTGAATGCGCTGTATAGTTGTAAACaatatgcgtatgaatacagataaatgtagtgcgtctattttaacgactgggacagaaataaaagtaaaatgtaaatctaattatttttatgaaaatacacgaggctaggaactgcaacgcttcacatCAGTGTACTTCACGCAGcgctcatgtattttcaaaaatgaaaaatatttcttgatttttcaagatgaatataaaaaaatgatttttgttctgGTGATGTCATGTCTTGTAGtgatttaatgaaaatgaaggCTTTGTATCTACAGTTCAACCCAGTCTATGCGTTCCCTATTAGTTGTCTGGGGACCATCCTTCCATTATTTCGACTGAGATTCCAGATGTTAGTTGTTATTTGTTTGTCATTACAGTATCAATGTAATGCACTGCGGCGTCTCTGTTTGTCAGAAGGCCTAGATGAATGGAAAATTGATCAATGTGTAAAGGCAGAGGAAAAATATCAACGTAAGTAGACTAATTAGCCTTATTTACCAAGAAAATGACAAGTCATGCagtttctttcattttttctctGTTATGCAGTACATCATGCATTGTGTACTGTTGATAATGAACGTATAATAATTACATGACTCTGTCAATAATTCTGTCAGGGAAAAGTGAATAAACTATCGCATTTAGTTCGTGGCAGTGCCAGTCCTGATTTTAAACTATCGCATTTAGTTCGTGGCAGTGCCAGTCCTGATTTTAAACTATCGCATTTAGTTCGTGACAGTGCCAGTCTTAATTTTAAAGTCTTCATATTTTGCATCGGGTTTGTGTTTTTCTTCACAAGCAGATGTGTGTCGCATTATTGTATATAAATGTGTCCTTCTATatagttgtatattgttaatgtatattaatgttcattatacattgtaaaactatagatacaaaaaaaatataccatagAATATTTCAGTCGATTGTATAAATTGTTCTATTTCTAAATGAATTGTTCTATTTCTTTATAAAttgttatatacaatgtatctttATAAATTATCCTACATTTTTATAAATTGTTCCAGGTCTTTATAAATTGTTCTATTTCTTTATAAATTGTTCTATTTCTttataaattgttctatatCTTTATAAATCATCCTATATCTTTATAAAGTGTTCTATTTCTTTATAAATTGTTCTATTTCTaaatgaattgttttatttctttatagCAACCTTTGGTAAAAGAAAGTGTAAAGTCCGTCTAGACACCTCCTCAATGTCACCTCTCCTGTATGATCAGTCACGTGATCGCTCCCCTCGACCCTCCCTCCCTTCTCTGGATCTGCAAGGCTTCAAATTTTGGAACGGAAATTCAATCAAGCACAGCGAATCGAACGGAAGTGTTGAGGTTAAACCCTCTGATAAGTCAAcagactgaaataaaaaaatatttgtagatTGGAGGAAGAAGCTTGGATGGGGTCAAGAGTGGTCATTCTAATGTGTTCTATTTGCTACTGAAAGTTCTCAGGTTTCAGGAGGCCTGGTGTTACAATCTATAATTTAGCCAGGAGGATTTGTTCGATAGAACCGACCTCAACAGTAATTGGCGAACAGACATAGGAGCGTTGTGAAGTGGAATGAATCGGGAATTTGTTAGACATAGCGAGCGATTTAATATCATATTAGGGAACCATTCCATTCCCCTAAATCAGCGTGCAATATCCCTAAGGCGTTTTCCATGACTCTGCTATTACCAAGGCTCGGATGAATTTGTTATATGCAATGGTTGTTTTACATGTGTCTTtaacttgtttgttttttatttctaatGTGAAGTGTTCTACTTCATCCATTACTTGTGATGTTTTTACAGTGTGAGTAAATAGTTTTGTACAAATGACAAgtgtttggtgataatttgagCGTGTAatgtttggtgataatttgagCGCGTAatgtttggtgataatttgagCGCGTAatgtttggtgataatttgagCGTGCAatgtttggtgataatttgagCGTTTAATGTTTGGTGATAATTTCAACGTGTAATGTTTGGTGGTCATTTCGACGCgtaatatgggggggggggtgtaatttCAGCACATATTGTTGGTACTATGAACATACACTGTCTAGTACCTGTAGTAATTTCGATGCGTGATCTTTATTGGTAATTTAAGCGCGCAGCTTTTGGTGGTAATTTCAGCGCTCATCATTGACGCAATGTGCAAGAGCATGGACGCACTCGCattaatgaaatttgaaaataaaaatgtccACACACCTATCTACATGTGCAAATTTAAATGATATACAATGCACCTTTTGATAGAATTAAGAATCTAAAATTTAGTTTTCTACAATTAGTACTGACAACCTGCTGGCAGTCCTTATCATAGATTTCTCTGctttattgttttatattaaaattagtTCGAATTGCTTAGCGTTAATAATAAagtcttataaaaaaaaaaatacaacgaTGGTTTTAAGATTTCTTTTTTATGATTAGGGCACCATCCATCTGATGGGAAGTAGAATACTGGATCCAAAATCTCGTAGTTAACATGACACTACCGCGTGGATGAAGGAGTAGTTCTAACCATCGTAATGTCCTGAACATCCGATAGTACTTTACTGGGTTATTTTCATCACTTCTGGATTTTAGCATCTtaaacatttattcattttagagaattcatgtaaatgtttatttctttcttaAAACTCCTTGCATTGGATACCCACGACTTACCTGTGACTGATGGTGAAGGTATATAAATTAAACAGTCAATGACACGATGCGATCTTCATACCTCGGGTACAAAATCAATTCACACGTTTTATGAATTAAAGTTTatgcatcttttttttttt contains:
- the LOC125648241 gene encoding uncharacterized protein LOC125648241 isoform X1 produces the protein MYIGPTVSFHLHARCNSTCFQACVYMASNGMNTVSRYRRKDSAIRTLVAETLVLAKTHGYVEKIENELEEEILQEAYLPKEDFVRWRRKGYSFFKSKAVLLTVVILCIVDCALVLGELTLDLYKVKVTLEDNEMFTNSAMVFLLKVKQRYPKVLSDKEYDRVFDLISTAEIKWNLQTDNEMKEHYQLNDEATILDLVSSRRPRSAEVNNKSGINSTNIDIPKRGYSIEESIAHALHLGSISLLGIILLETLLKAVCAGRGFFHRKLEVFDAFIVIVSFVADLILLVTLPDYNTRDFVFILAFLLPWRVIRVVDSLVVAVKDHEHFRLKLVYKRKKKIQTTLRETEVKAQIFQYQCNALRRLCLSEGLDEWKIDQCVKAEEKYQPTFGKRKCKVRLDTSSMSPLLYDQSRDRSPRPSLPSLDLQGFKFWNGNSIKHSESNGSVEVKPSDKSTD
- the LOC125648241 gene encoding uncharacterized protein LOC125648241 isoform X2, which translates into the protein MYIGPTVSFHLHARCNSTCFQACVYMASNGMNTVSRYRRKDSAIRTLVAETLVLAKTHGYVEKIENELEEEILQEAYLPKEDFVRWRRKGYSFFKSKAVLLTVVILCIVDCALVLGELTLDLYKVKVTLEDNEMFTNSAMVFLLKVKQRYPKVLSDKEYDRVFDLISTAEIKWNLQTDNEMKEHYQLNDEATILDLVSSRRPRSAEVNNKSGINSTNIDIPKRGYSIEESIAHALHLGSISLLGIILLETLLKAVCAGRGFFHRKLEVFDAFIVIVSFVADLILLVTLPDYNTRDFVFILAFLLPWRVIRVVDSLVVAVKDHEHFRLKLVYKRKKKIQTTLRETEVKAQIFQYQCNALRRLCLSEGLDEWKIDQCVKAEEKYQRK